One Pseudoalteromonas rubra genomic window, TGTTCGCTGCGACAAGGCAAACTGGCTAGCTGCTTCGTGAATGGTTAGCTGCTGACTCTGCACCATATGAACAGCCCGTTGGACACTGGGGTGAGTGGGGGAAAATTTAGTCGCCATGTCATCGCTCCGAACTGTGATTGAACACAGAGTCACTGGGTGGCCATACACTGTAGTCTATCCGCCAGATGAGGGTGAGTGTGTCTAACCAGGACTTCATTTCATATGCTCCTATTACGCTTGTTTGCACAGGGGTAAGAAAGTTACATGCCAAGAATTTAAAGCGTTATAAATTAGAGTGTTGGGCTTTTCATTGGGATGAAAAATTGTGATGTTGCACCGAAAAGATGCACACGCTTTCCTATATGGCGCAGATTTATCGAAAACGCCTCAATTGGTTTTTGTTGAGGTGCAGGCCCTTATCGCACTGAGTGATAGTGGCGTTTGTTCATGATATTCGAACCACATAGAGCTAATTGGCTTGCTTTATTTTTTGCCTCTCGATGCGTTTTCTGAGCTGAGTTTGTGTGGTGTCGCCTTGTCAGCAAGCAGAGTGTGTTTGTTTCCATAAAGGGTGTGGTAATATGAGTGCTGCTATTGTAGCAACCCTTAAAAATCAATAACAAGGAAATCATAGATGAAAAAAATAATAACAACGCTAGCGTTATGCGCTGCAAGCTTATCTGCTCAGGCATACGACTGTTGGGGAAAAGTTAAAGCGGTCGATATCACGCCTGGCGGATCGGTTTATCTGACTGTGACAGGCTTAGGTGAAGCGAACTATGTATGTAACGTGACACAAAAATCGGGCTCATTTACAGCTGAATCATGTCGTGTCATTTTTAGTCAAATGTTGGCGGCAAGCATGGCCGATAAAACAGTCACTCTGTGGTTTAAGAATGGTGAGTTTAATAGCTGTACCGCCACAAACTGGAGCAGTTTCCACAGACACGGGCTTTATCATTTACGTGTAAATCAGTAATCCCCTGGTCGTTGCCCGGAGCGTGCGCTAACTACAAGTAATCACGCTCCATTCTTAATTTTAGCCAGATGGTACTTCTTTTAAGCAATACCAGCCCCACCAAAGTGGCCACCAAGAGCCAGGCCCACTTATTGCCATGCTGACTATAAAAGCTGTCCCCACGCATCAGTTTCACGTCCAGTAACATTGTCTCCTCAACAAACTGAGGCAAGGTGTGCTGTGTCTGACTGAGTGGATCATAAATCCCACTGATCCCATTGTTGGTTACCCGAACCAGAGGGCGTTGTAGTTCCAGCGCACGCATGCGGGCTATTTGCATATGCTGATGCGGGCCGTGTGAATCCCCAAACCAGGCGTCATTGCTGACGGTAAAGAGAATGTCAGACTGACTGGTGTAGTTGTTTCTGACCAGTTCACTGAAGGCAATTTCGTAGCAGATAGCAGGCAGAACATGTAACCCATTGGCTATCAGGTTCGCTTGCTGTGCGTCACCCCGGGAGAAGGAAGACATGGCCAGATTGAACAGGGGGGCAACCGGCCGCAACCACTTTTCAAAAGGGACAAACTCTCCGATGGGGAGCAGCTGATGTTTTTGATAGCGGTTTGTGTGCAGGTACTGATAATGACCCTGTTCGTCATCTGCCTGTTGTTTACCCACGACAATCAGGGTGTTGTAAACATTGCGGGTGTCAAACTGATAATCAGGAATGCCCGTGATTAACGCGCTCTGATTGAAAGCAGCCGCTTTGTCCAGGTTGTGTAAAAAGTCGAAGGCTAAGTCTTCAAGCTCCGGAATAGCCGCTTCGGGCCAGACAACCAGATCGGCTTGTTGCCACAGTGGCCGGGTCATATCCTGGTATTTTGACATGGTCGGCCAGAATTGCTCTGGCTCCCAGCGCAGACTTTGTTGAATATTGCCCTGAACCAATAAGATGCGGGTTTGCTCGCCCGTATATTCAACCGGGTTGTTTGTCGTGCGAGTCACAACAGAGAGTACTAACAGAGGCATCAGGGCGAACACAGTAAATTGATAGCACTTATGTCGGAGCAGATAATATAGCAGCGCACCAAACAACACACACACCAGAGTCAGGCCAAACTCACCAATCCAGGGGGCAAGCATGTTCAGTGGTGAATCGGTCTGACTATAGCCAAAACTGAGCCAGGGGAACCCGGTCAGTAAAGTGCCACGTAAATATTCAAATATCGCAAACCCGCTGAGCAGCAATGCTACACGTTGCCAGGGTTTATCTGAGAAGCGTGTCGCCAGTGCG contains:
- the lnt gene encoding apolipoprotein N-acyltransferase encodes the protein MLKTFSNKLTTLFTDKFAWLALLSGASLTFSYAPFGLWPITFAALAVACFVADQPSTQQSAKYGFLFGFGWFAAGISWVHVSIAQFGGLPLLASLLLMGLLCAYLAIYPALAFALATRFSDKPWQRVALLLSGFAIFEYLRGTLLTGFPWLSFGYSQTDSPLNMLAPWIGEFGLTLVCVLFGALLYYLLRHKCYQFTVFALMPLLVLSVVTRTTNNPVEYTGEQTRILLVQGNIQQSLRWEPEQFWPTMSKYQDMTRPLWQQADLVVWPEAAIPELEDLAFDFLHNLDKAAAFNQSALITGIPDYQFDTRNVYNTLIVVGKQQADDEQGHYQYLHTNRYQKHQLLPIGEFVPFEKWLRPVAPLFNLAMSSFSRGDAQQANLIANGLHVLPAICYEIAFSELVRNNYTSQSDILFTVSNDAWFGDSHGPHQHMQIARMRALELQRPLVRVTNNGISGIYDPLSQTQHTLPQFVEETMLLDVKLMRGDSFYSQHGNKWAWLLVATLVGLVLLKRSTIWLKLRMERDYL